The Bradyrhizobium barranii subsp. barranii genome segment TGCATGAAGGGCGGCAGATAAGGCCCGGACGCCGCCAGAAGCTTCGCGGCATCGACCAGATCGCGCAGGTTCGCGTAGTCGACGCCCCCGCCCTTGAACAGCGTCACGGCCTCGGTGCGCTCGGTGACCACCTTCTCCGCGTTCCCCTCCACAAGGTCGCGGCGGGTCACACGATCGGGCTGCGCCTGCTGTTGCGAGGGCGGCGGCGTCTGCGGGGCCTCGGTGGTGACGGTTTGATCGGTCATCACGCAGCCTCCCGCAATTCGAACTTGATCCGGTCATCAACAGACTGGCGATACCAGTCGGGCAAATCGACATACTCGGCGTCGGCGCGATCATCGCCCGGGCCGGGCCAGACGCCACTCTGGAAGCACTGCCAGAACGTCTTGGCGGCGAGTTCATTGAGGGCGGCGCCGCGCGCCAAGTCCTCGTCCTTGAGCGTCTGCGCGCGGACGCAATGCGGACGCTTGCTCTCGACCCACAGCAGCGTGAATGAGGACGCCGGGATGCCGAGCGCCCGCGCGCCTTCCATCACCATCGCGCCCTGCTGGTGGTAACCGTAGTCGATGATGGACCGCTGCGTGTCGCGATAGAGGACCGAGCTCGTCGACTTCAGATCGACGAAGTCGCCGCTGTCGTTCGGGATTTCATCTGGCCGCGCTTTCTTCCAGAAGCCGCGCGAGTCCTTCCAGATCAGCGAGCGCTCCGGCGATCCGCCCAGCATGCCGTGCTGCACGAGCGGAAACTGACCGAGCGCGATGATCATGCCCTTGGCGCGCTCCGCCAGGGCGGGCGAGATCACATACTTTCCGGCG includes the following:
- a CDS encoding PD-(D/E)XK nuclease-like domain-containing protein; the encoded protein is MQSLRWDGKTITVPGVYRDIPLHDYHRADLCDAISVSSSMFRHIVNKSPKHAFDKSSLNPDREDGETETEAIVLGRFVHKAVAGEPFDDDTVMRPATVGGFAYNANRKEWRDWLKEQRGAGKYVISPALAERAKGMIIALGQFPLVQHGMLGGSPERSLIWKDSRGFWKKARPDEIPNDSGDFVDLKSTSSVLYRDTQRSIIDYGYHQQGAMVMEGARALGIPASSFTLLWVESKRPHCVRAQTLKDEDLARGAALNELAAKTFWQCFQSGVWPGPGDDRADAEYVDLPDWYRQSVDDRIKFELREAA